One stretch of Caldinitratiruptor microaerophilus DNA includes these proteins:
- a CDS encoding SH3 domain-containing protein: MKRLILGFVLSLAMASTAAAHTVYPRDPEGLNVRSGPGTGYPVVSTLAQGQGAAFLERQGKWYRVRLPDGKEGWTASWVARLRYDPPAAGRVTADVLNVRAGPGVQFPIVGTVTRGQVLEVREIAGDWWQVAPTGGRVGWVSGAYMEEVTPASPEPAPSQPPEPQPEPGAPSPEAPLPPVQSEMPEWLRTGDVTDPPSSVSASEPAAPGSAPGTPAGPDPATYRLPSEREDGRAGPPKQVSLAAAEAPLRTGRSPRYPAVDRVRAGEPLTYVAASEGWVRVLSPRGMEGWVPGPLVNLEDPGQDPLRGPIYRLSENLWSIARPEVREVRPADGLRLRAGPDLSARVLDVLPKGTRALVLARQGEWLQVRLPGGPVGWVAGSYTRPVGTGAGRVTSAVLELVQAGVFRLEVAGDLRGAKVDETDRGLAVAVPDPRSGAAHLPVVTGPVRALEMGPAGVTLEWRSPSFWRVEESSASRLVVEVRPAVTAVERRDGDPESWRVEVRGQVQPDAAYVDGSIVISLPGAVLQAGRLPRGVETRPGPDGLELRIPTDRAFALRPDESGFTVLLYRPGLAGKRIVIDPGHGGDDPGAQNRALGVEEKAVNLAIATYLQAVLSSRGAEVYMTRTQDAAVLPPDLRARVGEGEKERAELDYRTFVANALGADLFLSVHANAGGALQGTETYWSAQNYNAGRSRRLAALVQEELVRELGRPDRGVKEALFYVIRYSHAPSALAEVAFVSDPTEAQLLRDPAFQQRAAAALARAVERFFEGPG, translated from the coding sequence ATGAAGCGCCTGATCCTGGGATTCGTCCTCTCCCTGGCGATGGCCTCCACTGCCGCGGCCCACACCGTGTATCCCCGGGACCCCGAGGGGCTGAACGTGCGGAGCGGCCCGGGAACCGGGTATCCCGTCGTGTCGACGCTGGCGCAGGGGCAGGGGGCCGCGTTCCTCGAGCGGCAGGGGAAGTGGTACCGGGTCCGCCTGCCGGACGGAAAAGAGGGCTGGACCGCCTCCTGGGTGGCCAGGCTGCGGTACGATCCGCCGGCCGCCGGTCGGGTGACGGCGGACGTCCTCAATGTCCGCGCCGGCCCCGGCGTCCAGTTTCCGATCGTCGGGACGGTGACCCGGGGTCAGGTGCTGGAGGTCCGGGAGATCGCCGGCGACTGGTGGCAGGTCGCGCCCACCGGCGGTCGGGTCGGGTGGGTGAGCGGCGCGTACATGGAGGAGGTCACCCCGGCCTCGCCGGAGCCCGCCCCCTCGCAACCGCCCGAGCCCCAGCCGGAGCCGGGCGCGCCCTCCCCGGAGGCGCCACTGCCCCCCGTTCAGAGCGAGATGCCCGAATGGCTGCGAACCGGGGACGTGACGGATCCGCCATCTTCGGTGTCCGCTTCCGAACCGGCCGCACCGGGGTCCGCACCCGGGACGCCGGCCGGCCCCGACCCAGCCACCTACCGCCTCCCGTCCGAACGGGAAGACGGGCGGGCCGGACCGCCGAAGCAGGTGTCGCTGGCGGCAGCCGAAGCGCCGCTGCGGACGGGACGCAGCCCGAGGTACCCGGCGGTGGACCGCGTCCGGGCGGGCGAGCCTCTCACCTATGTGGCCGCCAGCGAGGGATGGGTCCGGGTCCTCTCGCCCCGGGGGATGGAGGGCTGGGTGCCCGGCCCCCTCGTGAACCTGGAGGACCCGGGGCAGGATCCGCTGCGCGGTCCGATCTACCGGCTTTCCGAGAACCTGTGGTCGATCGCCCGGCCGGAGGTGCGGGAGGTCCGGCCGGCCGACGGCCTGCGCCTGCGCGCGGGTCCGGACCTCTCCGCCCGGGTGCTGGACGTCCTGCCGAAGGGGACCCGTGCACTCGTCCTCGCGCGGCAGGGGGAGTGGCTCCAGGTCCGGCTTCCGGGCGGCCCCGTCGGGTGGGTGGCCGGCTCCTACACGCGCCCGGTGGGCACCGGGGCGGGCCGGGTGACGTCGGCCGTGCTGGAGCTGGTCCAGGCGGGCGTCTTCCGGCTCGAGGTCGCCGGCGACCTCCGCGGCGCGAAGGTGGACGAGACTGACCGGGGCCTCGCCGTGGCGGTGCCGGATCCCCGCTCGGGTGCCGCCCACCTGCCGGTGGTGACCGGGCCCGTGCGAGCCCTCGAGATGGGCCCCGCCGGCGTCACGCTGGAGTGGCGCAGCCCGTCGTTCTGGCGGGTGGAGGAGTCCTCGGCCAGCCGGCTTGTCGTGGAGGTACGCCCGGCCGTCACGGCGGTCGAGCGACGCGATGGGGATCCGGAGTCGTGGCGGGTGGAGGTCCGGGGGCAGGTCCAGCCCGATGCGGCCTACGTGGACGGGTCGATCGTGATCTCCCTGCCAGGTGCCGTCCTCCAGGCCGGCCGCCTGCCGCGCGGGGTGGAGACGCGCCCGGGGCCGGACGGCCTCGAGCTCCGCATCCCGACGGACCGGGCCTTCGCGCTGCGGCCGGATGAGAGCGGTTTCACGGTGCTGCTCTACCGGCCCGGGCTCGCGGGCAAGCGCATCGTCATCGACCCCGGCCACGGCGGCGACGACCCGGGGGCGCAGAACCGGGCCCTGGGGGTCGAGGAGAAGGCGGTGAACCTGGCCATCGCCACCTACCTGCAGGCGGTGCTCTCCTCCCGGGGTGCAGAGGTGTACATGACCCGGACGCAGGACGCCGCCGTGCTCCCTCCGGACCTCCGGGCCCGGGTCGGCGAGGGGGAGAAGGAGCGGGCCGAGCTCGACTACCGCACGTTCGTGGCGAACGCGCTGGGGGCCGACCTCTTCCTGTCCGTCCACGCCAACGCCGGCGGCGCCCTGCAGGGGACGGAGACGTACTGGTCCGCGCAGAACTACAACGCCGGCCGCAGCCGCCGGCTGGCGGCGCTCGTCCAGGAGGAGCTGGTCCGTGAGCTGGGCCGCCCCGACCGGGGGGTGAAGGAGGCCCTCTTCTACGTGATCCGGTACAGCCACGCTCCCTCCGCCCTCGCCGAGGTGGCGTTCGTGAGCGACCCCACGGAGGCCCAGCTTCTCCGGGACCCGGCTTTCCAGCAGCGGGCGGCGGCGGCGCTCGCCCGGGCGGTGGAGCGGTTCTTCGAGGGGCCCGGCTGA
- a CDS encoding SIMPL domain-containing protein, with translation MKRWLGSLALALAAAGAAALAAPAVLPGSPARAADPGSERRGIEVTGEAVVEARPDAARITVGVQRQAATAAAAYAEAARAMNAVVAALRGKGIDQDSLRTATLALHPEYDWNREKERQELRGYRALTSVTATTRNLDQVGSLIDAAVAAGANTVDGVEFLVWEQERALGDALQRAVDNARAKAGQVAGRLGVQVGAPLEVVVLDEGATPPPVLVRAEAAVPAGAGASMPVLPGTSRLEVRVRVVFGIQ, from the coding sequence ATGAAGCGCTGGCTCGGATCTCTTGCCCTCGCCCTGGCGGCCGCCGGCGCGGCCGCCCTCGCCGCGCCGGCGGTCCTGCCCGGCTCGCCGGCCCGTGCCGCCGACCCGGGTTCCGAGAGGCGCGGGATCGAGGTCACGGGCGAGGCGGTGGTCGAGGCCCGGCCCGACGCGGCCCGAATCACCGTGGGCGTCCAGCGCCAGGCTGCCACGGCGGCGGCCGCCTACGCGGAGGCGGCCCGGGCGATGAACGCCGTGGTGGCCGCCCTGCGGGGCAAGGGGATCGACCAGGACTCCCTCCGCACCGCGACGCTGGCCCTCCATCCCGAGTACGACTGGAACCGCGAGAAAGAGCGGCAGGAGCTCCGGGGCTACCGCGCGCTCACGAGCGTGACGGCCACCACCCGGAACCTCGATCAGGTCGGGTCCCTCATCGACGCGGCCGTGGCCGCCGGCGCCAACACGGTGGACGGGGTCGAGTTCCTCGTCTGGGAGCAGGAGCGTGCGCTGGGCGACGCCCTGCAGCGCGCCGTCGACAACGCCCGCGCGAAGGCCGGGCAGGTCGCCGGTCGCCTCGGGGTGCAGGTGGGAGCACCGCTCGAGGTGGTCGTGCTCGACGAGGGCGCCACGCCGCCGCCGGTGCTCGTCCGCGCCGAGGCGGCCGTCCCTGCGGGCGCCGGCGCCTCCATGCCCGTGCTGCCCGGCACCAGCCGGCTCGAGGTGCGGGTGCGGGTCGTCTTCGGGATCCAGTGA
- a CDS encoding translation initiation factor eIF-2B, with the protein MRWRRLLDDPAFFATAGAGDIGARVAEALLACIQEEGDLGAACEEALRLKPAMATVHRAVAAARSPDPPGALADYLRRAREALPELARHGAALIPEGARVLVHSRSRAVLAVLREAVAQGRRPSAWVTTGWPLGEGRDMAADLRDAGVPVTLVPDAALAVAATRTSLALVGADAVLPDGSVVNKVGTHLLALAARTAGVPLYVCAETLKFWPEDAGAAGPPGEDGDPAELQPPPGVACWNPLFERVPAHLVTALVTEDGVRHPARPRTAEGNGT; encoded by the coding sequence TTGCGATGGCGACGCCTTCTCGACGACCCTGCGTTCTTCGCCACGGCCGGGGCGGGGGACATCGGGGCCCGTGTGGCGGAGGCCCTGCTGGCGTGCATTCAGGAGGAGGGAGACCTGGGAGCGGCCTGCGAGGAGGCCCTGCGCCTCAAGCCGGCCATGGCGACCGTACACCGTGCAGTCGCGGCGGCGAGGAGTCCGGATCCGCCCGGCGCGCTGGCGGACTACCTGCGGCGGGCTCGCGAGGCCCTCCCCGAGCTGGCCCGGCACGGCGCCGCCCTCATCCCGGAAGGGGCCCGGGTCCTGGTCCACAGCCGCTCGCGGGCCGTCCTGGCCGTGCTCCGCGAGGCGGTGGCGCAGGGAAGGCGCCCGTCGGCCTGGGTCACGACCGGCTGGCCGCTCGGGGAGGGCAGGGACATGGCGGCCGACCTCAGGGACGCCGGCGTGCCGGTCACGCTGGTCCCGGACGCGGCGCTGGCGGTGGCGGCGACCCGGACCAGCCTGGCCCTCGTGGGCGCCGATGCGGTCCTCCCCGACGGGTCCGTGGTCAACAAGGTGGGTACCCACCTCCTCGCGCTGGCGGCGCGGACGGCCGGCGTGCCGCTCTACGTCTGCGCCGAAACCCTCAAGTTCTGGCCGGAGGACGCAGGCGCCGCAGGGCCGCCCGGTGAGGACGGCGATCCGGCCGAACTGCAGCCGCCCCCCGGCGTCGCCTGCTGGAATCCGCTCTTCGAGCGGGTGCCGGCGCACCTCGTCACGGCGCTCGTCACCGAGGACGGGGTGCGACACCCGGCCCGCCCCCGCACCGCCGAGGGGAACGGCACGTAA
- a CDS encoding acyl-CoA thioesterase, producing MPEPLSPKPPRLSEVHTTELVLPNDTNPLGNMLGGRVLYLIDIAGSMAAIRHAERVCVTASIERVDFLRPVRVGQALILHARPTWAGRTSVAVDVDVFSEDLATGSRSHTCSASLTFVALGPDGRPAPVPPVVPETDDERRRYEAAERRAQERRAAKGEA from the coding sequence ATGCCGGAACCCCTGAGCCCCAAGCCACCCCGCCTTTCCGAGGTGCACACGACGGAGCTCGTCCTCCCCAACGATACGAACCCCCTCGGCAACATGCTCGGGGGCCGGGTGTTGTACCTCATCGACATCGCGGGCTCGATGGCGGCCATCCGCCACGCCGAGCGGGTCTGCGTCACCGCCTCCATCGAGCGGGTGGACTTCCTCCGGCCGGTCCGGGTGGGGCAGGCGCTCATCCTCCACGCCCGGCCCACCTGGGCGGGGCGCACCTCGGTCGCCGTGGACGTCGACGTGTTCAGCGAGGACCTCGCCACCGGCAGCCGCTCCCACACCTGCAGCGCCAGCCTGACCTTCGTGGCCCTCGGCCCGGACGGGCGGCCCGCGCCGGTGCCCCCGGTCGTCCCCGAGACGGACGACGAGCGCAGGCGGTACGAGGCGGCGGAGCGGCGGGCGCAGGAGCGGCGCGCGGCGAAGGGAGAGGCGTGA
- a CDS encoding PIG-L deacetylase family protein, with product MDRCLFLSFAHPDDESFLTAGTAARYAEAGVKVVLSTATRGEAGKPGDPPICTRDELPAVREQELRRAAAILGIAEVHFLGYIDRRLGDADPDEAAGRLAGLLLRHRPQVVVTFDPTGSNGHPDHVAISALTRRAVDRARAGGLGEVRLLYTTPTPPWAMADPRRHPDVDFLVDIRAFATRKEEALRAHRTQHLSIDRIFFADRRASRWAFRYETYQLGAGPGLPDGARPAGDLFLGL from the coding sequence GTGGATCGCTGCCTGTTCCTGAGCTTCGCTCACCCGGACGACGAGTCGTTCCTCACCGCCGGCACGGCGGCCCGCTACGCCGAGGCGGGGGTGAAGGTCGTCCTCAGCACCGCCACCCGGGGCGAGGCCGGCAAGCCCGGCGACCCCCCGATCTGCACGCGCGACGAGCTGCCTGCCGTCCGCGAGCAGGAGCTCCGGCGGGCGGCCGCCATCCTGGGGATCGCCGAGGTCCACTTCCTGGGTTACATCGACCGCCGCCTGGGCGACGCCGACCCCGACGAGGCCGCCGGCCGCCTGGCCGGGCTCCTCCTCCGCCACCGCCCGCAGGTCGTGGTCACGTTCGACCCCACCGGCTCGAACGGCCACCCCGACCACGTGGCCATCAGCGCCCTCACCCGGCGGGCGGTCGACCGGGCACGGGCCGGGGGCCTCGGCGAGGTGCGCCTCCTGTACACCACCCCGACGCCCCCCTGGGCCATGGCCGATCCGCGCCGGCATCCGGACGTGGACTTCCTCGTCGACATCCGGGCCTTCGCGACGCGAAAGGAAGAGGCGCTGCGCGCCCACCGCACGCAGCACCTGAGCATCGACCGCATCTTCTTCGCCGACCGCCGCGCCTCCCGCTGGGCGTTCCGGTACGAGACCTACCAGCTCGGCGCCGGCCCGGGGCTACCGGACGGCGCGCGGCCTGCCGGCGACCTGTTCCTGGGGCTCTAG
- the rfbD gene encoding dTDP-4-dehydrorhamnose reductase, producing the protein MRILVTGAGGMLGQDLVRALRERGHEVVPLARADLDVTDLGAVRAAVRTLRPHVVANCAAWTRVDDAESHPDAAFRVNALGPRNLAVACHEAGAALLHISTDYVFDGRKGAPYREFDPPAPLGVYGASKRAGEELVRGLCPKHWIVRTQWLYGAGGPNFVRTILRLARERLEAAGAGEAPDPLAVVDDQVGSPTYTRDLAQALADLVTSPAYGTYHLTNQGACTWHEFARTILTLAGLDRVKVRPVATAELGRPAPRPAYSVLDNHLWRVEGRAPLRPWAEALAAFLREGQA; encoded by the coding sequence ATGCGCATTCTTGTGACCGGCGCCGGCGGGATGCTCGGGCAGGACCTGGTGCGGGCGCTGCGGGAGCGGGGGCACGAGGTGGTGCCCCTCGCCCGGGCGGACCTCGACGTGACCGACCTCGGCGCCGTGCGGGCGGCCGTGCGGACCCTGCGGCCGCACGTGGTGGCGAACTGCGCGGCCTGGACCCGGGTCGACGACGCCGAGTCGCACCCCGACGCCGCTTTCCGGGTGAACGCGCTCGGCCCGCGCAACCTGGCGGTCGCCTGCCACGAGGCGGGCGCGGCGCTCCTGCACATCAGCACGGACTACGTCTTCGACGGCCGGAAGGGCGCGCCGTACCGGGAGTTCGACCCGCCCGCCCCCCTGGGCGTGTACGGGGCTTCCAAGCGCGCGGGGGAGGAACTCGTGCGGGGCCTGTGCCCGAAGCACTGGATCGTCCGCACGCAGTGGCTCTACGGCGCCGGGGGGCCGAACTTCGTCCGGACGATCCTCCGCCTCGCCCGGGAGCGGCTGGAGGCCGCAGGGGCGGGAGAGGCGCCGGATCCGCTGGCCGTCGTCGACGACCAGGTGGGCTCGCCCACGTACACCCGGGACCTGGCCCAGGCCCTGGCGGACCTGGTGACCTCGCCGGCCTACGGCACGTACCACCTGACGAACCAGGGCGCGTGCACCTGGCATGAGTTCGCCCGGACGATCCTGACCCTGGCCGGCCTCGACCGCGTGAAGGTCCGCCCCGTCGCCACGGCGGAGTTGGGCCGGCCGGCCCCCCGGCCGGCCTACTCGGTCCTGGATAACCATCTCTGGCGGGTGGAGGGCCGGGCGCCGCTGCGGCCGTGGGCGGAGGCGCTGGCGGCTTTCCTCCGCGAGGGGCAGGCCTGA
- a CDS encoding 5' nucleotidase, NT5C type, with translation MGEEVLGPKGKPVLLFDLDGICANLAAKWLAAYNREWDDDLTLDEIVEWEWHRFVRPECGKRIYHYLSRPGFFADLEPIPGAVPVLERLQERAELVVLTASPRQAMADKVAWVRRHLPFVRKENVIITYRKDLVRGDVLFDDAPRNLRHFHGIRVLMDYPYNRNFHDAYRVRDWAEFEALVHRILIDLEAGRPVPPYPGAWAPARREDGEPGPAPQPEEDAVTGWASGEAGPAPAR, from the coding sequence GTGGGCGAAGAGGTTCTCGGGCCAAAGGGCAAGCCGGTGCTCCTCTTCGACCTCGACGGGATCTGCGCCAACCTGGCGGCGAAGTGGCTGGCGGCCTACAACCGGGAGTGGGACGACGACCTCACCCTGGACGAGATCGTCGAGTGGGAGTGGCACCGCTTCGTCCGCCCCGAGTGCGGAAAGCGGATCTACCACTACCTGAGCCGGCCCGGGTTCTTCGCCGACCTGGAGCCGATCCCCGGCGCCGTGCCGGTGCTGGAGCGCCTGCAAGAGCGCGCCGAGCTGGTGGTCCTGACCGCGAGCCCCCGCCAGGCGATGGCGGACAAGGTGGCCTGGGTCCGCCGGCACCTCCCCTTCGTCCGGAAGGAGAACGTGATCATCACGTACCGGAAGGACCTCGTCCGGGGCGACGTCCTCTTCGACGACGCGCCCCGCAACCTCCGCCACTTCCACGGCATCCGGGTGCTGATGGACTACCCCTACAACCGGAACTTCCACGACGCCTACCGTGTCCGGGACTGGGCCGAGTTCGAGGCCCTGGTGCACCGGATCCTGATCGACCTGGAGGCAGGGCGCCCTGTCCCGCCCTACCCTGGCGCGTGGGCCCCGGCCCGCCGGGAGGACGGGGAACCGGGGCCCGCCCCGCAGCCAGAGGAGGACGCAGTCACCGGGTGGGCATCAGGAGAAGCAGGACCAGCACCAGCACGATGA
- a CDS encoding cobalamin B12-binding domain-containing protein — MPGLILGAAVGECVHVAGVANFLRLAEEVGYRTILLGPAVPVPRLMQAVREHDPDIVAVGYRLTPEAWEGVLKSLVRAVDGAGERRRRWVFGGTEPTARVAAASGLFEAVFDSRSTPADVLAFLRGAGARESGRMPPQTLVERILWKHPYPLIRHHFGQPTVAATEAGIAAIADAGVLDVLSLGPDQNAQEHFFRPEEMDPAQDGAGGVPVRTADDLRRLYAASRRGNYPLMRCYSGTRDTLRWAPMLAETIRNAWLATPLFWYGVLDGRSRRPLRESIPEAQRLMRWHAERGIPVEMNESHHWSLRDAPDVVAVAAAYLAARNARAAGVRDYVQQLMFNTPPGTSPAMDLAKMLAKLDLVESLAGPDFRVWRETRGGLTSFPADPDVARGHLAATTFLQMQLRPHILHVVAASEAHHAATADDVIENCRIADGAIRQALLGLPDMTLDPRVAARRRRLVEEARLLLAAIAHLAPPGTPDPLTDPETLARAVEAGLLDAPHLRGNPAARGQIVTRMEDGACVAADPATGRPIAEADRIRSLLGFVPDPDEPGVLLTPAGR, encoded by the coding sequence ATGCCCGGCCTGATCCTGGGCGCGGCGGTCGGCGAGTGCGTGCACGTGGCGGGGGTGGCGAACTTCCTCCGCCTGGCGGAGGAGGTCGGGTACCGCACGATCCTGCTGGGGCCGGCGGTGCCGGTGCCGAGGCTCATGCAGGCGGTCCGGGAGCACGATCCGGACATCGTGGCGGTGGGCTACCGCCTCACGCCGGAGGCCTGGGAAGGGGTCCTCAAGAGCCTCGTCCGGGCGGTGGACGGGGCCGGGGAAAGGCGCCGGCGCTGGGTGTTCGGCGGCACGGAGCCCACCGCGAGGGTGGCGGCGGCGTCAGGGCTCTTCGAGGCCGTCTTCGACAGCCGCTCCACCCCGGCCGACGTGCTGGCCTTCCTGCGCGGCGCCGGGGCACGGGAGAGCGGGCGCATGCCGCCCCAGACGCTGGTCGAGCGCATCCTGTGGAAGCACCCCTACCCGCTGATCCGCCACCACTTCGGCCAGCCCACGGTGGCCGCGACCGAGGCCGGGATCGCGGCGATCGCCGACGCCGGCGTCCTGGACGTGCTCTCCCTGGGCCCCGACCAGAACGCGCAGGAGCACTTCTTCCGGCCGGAGGAGATGGACCCGGCCCAGGACGGGGCGGGCGGGGTGCCGGTGCGCACGGCGGACGACCTCCGCCGGCTCTACGCCGCCTCCCGCCGCGGGAACTACCCTCTCATGCGCTGCTACAGCGGGACGCGCGATACGCTGCGGTGGGCGCCGATGCTTGCGGAGACCATCCGCAACGCCTGGCTCGCCACCCCGCTCTTCTGGTACGGCGTCCTGGACGGCCGCAGCCGCCGGCCGCTGCGCGAGTCGATCCCCGAGGCGCAGCGGCTCATGCGCTGGCACGCCGAGCGGGGTATCCCGGTGGAGATGAACGAGTCCCACCACTGGAGCCTCAGGGACGCGCCCGACGTGGTCGCGGTGGCGGCCGCCTACCTGGCCGCGCGCAACGCCCGTGCGGCCGGCGTGCGGGACTACGTCCAGCAGCTCATGTTCAACACGCCGCCCGGCACCTCGCCGGCGATGGACCTGGCCAAGATGCTGGCGAAGCTCGACCTGGTGGAGTCCCTCGCCGGCCCGGACTTCCGGGTGTGGCGGGAGACGCGGGGCGGCCTGACCTCGTTCCCCGCCGACCCCGACGTCGCCCGGGGGCACCTGGCGGCCACGACGTTCCTGCAGATGCAGCTGCGGCCCCACATCCTCCACGTGGTGGCGGCCTCCGAGGCGCACCACGCGGCCACGGCGGACGACGTGATCGAGAACTGCCGCATCGCCGACGGCGCCATCCGGCAGGCGCTGCTGGGCCTGCCGGACATGACCCTCGACCCCCGGGTGGCGGCGCGGAGGCGCCGGCTGGTCGAGGAGGCCCGGCTCCTCCTGGCGGCGATCGCCCACCTGGCCCCGCCGGGCACGCCCGATCCGCTCACCGACCCGGAGACGCTCGCCCGGGCGGTGGAGGCCGGGCTCCTGGACGCGCCCCACCTGCGCGGCAACCCGGCGGCCCGCGGGCAGATCGTGACCCGGATGGAGGACGGGGCCTGCGTGGCCGCCGACCCGGCCACCGGCCGGCCGATCGCCGAAGCCGACCGGATCCGGTCGCTCCTCGGCTTCGTCCCCGATCCGGACGAGCCCGGCGTGCTTCTCACGCCGGCGGGGAGGTGA
- a CDS encoding NAD/NADP-dependent octopine/nopaline dehydrogenase family protein, producing MFRTRPAAAGRRAGPRGSGRSLPPVAVLGAGHGGLPLAAYLALQGAPVRIWNRSPGPVAAVEVQGGIQLGLPDGTELLAEPERATCDIGAAVAGARVLLVALPATAHAGVASLLAPHLRPGQAVLLLPGRTGGALEFRRTLREHGAPPGVVVGEAQTFPFASRVVAPGVAAIHGIKREVPVAALPAGDTPLLLAAVSPLLSMVTAAPSVLHTSLENVGAMLHPVITLLNAGRIENDARGFEFYGDGVTPGVAAVLAAVDAERRAVAAAYGVQARALSEWIEAAYGHRAPDLHTAVARNPAYRGIRAPTVLSHRYLEEDVPTGLVPLAELGMAAEVPCPTMVALIRLASALHGVEYFRTGRTLERLGLGGLTPDGIRRFVLEGEVEACPA from the coding sequence ATGTTTCGAACCCGACCCGCCGCAGCCGGCCGCCGCGCGGGACCGCGCGGATCGGGGCGCTCGCTCCCGCCGGTGGCGGTGCTCGGCGCGGGGCACGGGGGATTGCCGCTGGCCGCCTACCTGGCGCTGCAGGGCGCTCCGGTGCGCATCTGGAACCGTTCGCCCGGCCCGGTCGCCGCAGTCGAGGTCCAGGGCGGCATCCAGCTGGGCCTTCCGGACGGCACCGAGCTCCTGGCCGAGCCCGAGCGGGCCACGTGCGACATCGGCGCGGCGGTCGCCGGCGCCCGGGTCCTGCTGGTGGCCCTCCCGGCGACCGCCCACGCCGGCGTGGCAAGCCTCCTGGCGCCGCACCTGCGCCCGGGGCAGGCCGTCCTGCTCCTCCCCGGGCGGACGGGCGGGGCGCTCGAGTTCCGGCGCACCCTGCGCGAGCATGGCGCCCCACCGGGGGTCGTCGTGGGGGAGGCGCAGACGTTCCCGTTCGCCAGCCGCGTGGTGGCGCCGGGGGTCGCCGCGATCCACGGGATCAAGCGGGAGGTGCCGGTCGCCGCCCTGCCGGCCGGAGACACCCCGCTGCTCCTCGCCGCCGTGAGCCCGCTCCTGTCGATGGTGACGGCGGCCCCGTCGGTGTTGCACACCTCGCTCGAGAACGTCGGCGCGATGCTGCACCCCGTCATCACGCTGCTGAACGCCGGCCGCATCGAGAACGACGCCCGCGGCTTCGAGTTCTACGGGGACGGGGTGACCCCCGGCGTCGCCGCGGTCCTGGCGGCCGTGGACGCCGAGCGGCGGGCCGTAGCGGCGGCGTACGGGGTGCAGGCGCGCGCCCTGTCCGAGTGGATCGAGGCCGCCTATGGGCACCGCGCCCCCGACCTGCACACGGCGGTCGCCCGCAACCCGGCCTACCGGGGCATCCGGGCTCCGACGGTCCTGAGCCACCGCTACCTGGAGGAGGACGTCCCCACGGGGCTCGTCCCCCTGGCCGAGCTGGGCATGGCGGCGGAGGTGCCCTGCCCGACGATGGTGGCCCTCATCCGGCTGGCTTCCGCCCTGCACGGGGTGGAGTACTTCCGGACCGGGCGGACCCTCGAGCGGCTCGGCCTGGGCGGCCTGACGCCCGACGGCATCCGGCGGTTCGTGCTCGAAGGGGAGGTGGAAGCATGCCCGGCCTGA